A genomic region of Anaerolineales bacterium contains the following coding sequences:
- a CDS encoding APC family permease, which yields MGHIPKRGIWQWFFGRPLASAAADHETIGKAVGLAIFASDALSSTAYATQEILVILALAGMGALHLSVPLSLIIVALLIIVTISYEQIIHAYPSGGGAYIVARENLGEWPALVAAASLLMDYVLTVAVSTSSGVAQLVSALPQLLPYQVEIALVMVGLITLINLRGVRESGAIFSIQAYAFIILMLGTIAVGFLKFFTGALPLVASPPPMEVLGESSPITLFLILRAFANGTAALTGIEAISNGITAFKQPRSRNAGITLVWMAGILSVLFLGITFLSMRIGAVPSEFETVISQLLRTVFGGREILYYLALGATTLILFMAANTAFAGFPRLGALVAGDGFLPRQLSYRGSRLVYSRGIMLLALVASLLIVVFKAHVSSLIPLYAIGVFLSFTLSQAGMARRWWHVGKLKPAKKPARAKAKAVQAKYESALTYDARWPLKMVINGFGAVCTGVVMLIFAVTKFQDGAWMVLILLPILIAGFLAVHEHYKDLARRLSLDGFKSPAPIKHQKVVMPISGVHRGTLNALRYAQSLSKDVTVLHVAVDAEAGERVLLKWQKWAPGVNLVILGSPYRLLLEPILRYVKNAAEHRKANEIITVVVPEFLPRVWWHSWLHTRAAQLLRMKLLFTNGVVVVEVPYVVD from the coding sequence ATGGGGCACATCCCCAAGCGTGGCATCTGGCAGTGGTTCTTCGGGCGGCCGCTAGCGTCTGCCGCGGCCGACCATGAGACGATTGGCAAGGCGGTGGGCCTGGCCATTTTCGCCTCGGATGCGTTGTCCTCCACCGCGTATGCCACACAAGAGATCCTGGTGATCCTGGCGCTGGCTGGCATGGGGGCGCTGCATCTCTCCGTGCCGCTCTCGCTGATCATTGTGGCGCTGCTGATCATCGTCACCATTTCGTACGAGCAGATCATCCACGCTTATCCCAGTGGCGGCGGCGCTTACATCGTAGCGCGCGAAAACCTGGGGGAATGGCCTGCGCTGGTGGCGGCGGCCTCTCTGCTGATGGATTATGTGCTCACTGTGGCCGTATCCACCTCCTCGGGGGTGGCGCAACTGGTCTCCGCCTTGCCGCAATTGCTGCCTTACCAAGTCGAGATCGCCTTGGTGATGGTGGGTTTGATCACGCTGATCAATTTGCGCGGTGTGCGCGAATCCGGTGCGATCTTTTCGATCCAGGCCTATGCCTTCATTATTTTGATGCTCGGCACCATCGCGGTGGGCTTCTTGAAGTTCTTCACTGGCGCGCTGCCGCTGGTGGCCAGCCCGCCGCCGATGGAAGTGCTCGGCGAGAGCTCGCCAATCACCTTGTTCCTGATCCTGCGCGCGTTTGCCAACGGCACCGCCGCGCTCACCGGCATCGAAGCGATCTCCAACGGCATCACTGCCTTCAAGCAGCCGCGCAGCCGCAATGCCGGCATCACCTTGGTGTGGATGGCGGGCATTTTGAGCGTACTGTTCCTGGGGATCACGTTCTTGAGCATGCGCATCGGTGCGGTGCCCTCCGAGTTCGAAACGGTGATCTCGCAGCTCCTGCGCACGGTCTTTGGTGGGCGCGAGATTCTGTACTACCTGGCCTTGGGCGCTACCACCCTGATCCTGTTCATGGCCGCCAACACGGCTTTTGCCGGCTTCCCGCGCTTGGGGGCACTGGTGGCGGGTGATGGCTTCTTGCCGCGCCAGCTGAGCTATCGCGGCAGCCGCCTGGTGTATTCGCGCGGCATCATGCTGCTGGCCCTGGTGGCTTCGCTCCTGATCGTGGTGTTCAAAGCCCACGTGTCCTCGCTGATCCCCTTGTATGCGATCGGTGTGTTCCTTTCATTCACTCTGTCGCAGGCCGGCATGGCGCGGCGCTGGTGGCATGTGGGCAAGCTCAAGCCTGCCAAGAAGCCCGCGCGTGCCAAGGCCAAGGCGGTTCAGGCGAAATATGAATCGGCACTCACCTATGACGCGCGCTGGCCGCTGAAGATGGTGATCAACGGGTTTGGGGCGGTATGCACCGGCGTGGTGATGCTGATTTTTGCCGTCACCAAATTTCAAGATGGCGCCTGGATGGTGCTGATCCTGTTGCCGATCCTGATCGCTGGCTTCCTGGCGGTGCACGAGCATTACAAGGATCTGGCGCGCCGCCTCAGCCTGGATGGTTTCAAATCCCCGGCGCCGATCAAGCACCAGAAGGTGGTGATGCCCATTTCGGGCGTGCATCGCGGCACGCTCAACGCACTGCGCTATGCCCAATCGCTCAGCAAAGACGTCACCGTGTTGCATGTGGCCGTGGATGCTGAAGCAGGCGAGCGGGTGCTGCTGAAATGGCAGAAGTGGGCGCCAGGCGTGAACCTGGTGATCCTCGGCTCGCCGTATCGTTTACTGCTCGAGCCGATCTTGCGCTATGTGAAGAATGCCGCCGAGCACCGCAAGGCGAATGAGATCATCACCGTGGTGGTGCCCGAGTTTCTGCCGCGCGTCTGGTGGCATAGCTGGTTGCACACGCGGGCGGCGCAGCTGCTACGCATGAAACTACTTTTTACTAATGGCGTGGTGGTAGTCGAAGTGCCCTACGTGGTGGACTAA
- a CDS encoding RidA family protein yields MSHSSIHPAELFDARRSGFAQVVVAEGKRTVYLSGQVAWGPERTIVGVGDFAAQVDEAFKNVGHAMRTAGGSLADIVSLRIYIVQAHMAENAAVRDGLLKYFPGENPPASTWIGVAGLAHPDFLIEIEAIAVLE; encoded by the coding sequence GTGTCGCACAGCAGCATTCACCCGGCGGAGTTGTTTGACGCTCGCCGCTCCGGCTTCGCCCAGGTGGTGGTGGCTGAGGGCAAGCGCACGGTCTATCTTTCCGGCCAGGTGGCCTGGGGGCCAGAGCGCACCATCGTGGGCGTGGGTGATTTTGCGGCCCAGGTCGACGAAGCCTTCAAGAACGTAGGCCATGCCATGCGGACGGCGGGCGGCAGCCTGGCCGATATTGTCTCGCTGCGCATATACATCGTGCAGGCACACATGGCCGAAAACGCCGCGGTGCGCGACGGCCTGCTCAAGTATTTTCCCGGCGAGAATCCGCCAGCCAGCACCTGGATCGGTGTGGCTGGCTTGGCGCACCCTGATTTCCTGATTGAGATCGAAGCGATCGCTGTACTTGAATAG
- a CDS encoding EthD family reductase → MSKLVALYKQPEDPAAFDKAYFETHLPLIDKVPGLQSKQVTRFTRSLVGDGYYLMAEMYFADVDALKAAMKSPEMAAAGENLDSFAKGLYSLLFAESE, encoded by the coding sequence ATGTCCAAACTCGTAGCCCTCTATAAGCAGCCCGAAGATCCCGCCGCCTTTGACAAAGCCTATTTTGAAACTCACTTGCCGCTGATTGACAAAGTGCCGGGCTTGCAAAGCAAGCAGGTCACGCGCTTTACGCGCAGCTTGGTGGGCGATGGCTACTACTTGATGGCGGAGATGTATTTTGCCGATGTGGATGCGCTCAAGGCCGCCATGAAGAGCCCTGAAATGGCCGCCGCCGGCGAGAACCTGGACTCCTTCGCCAAAGGGCTATACAGCCTGCTGTTTGCTGAAAGCGAGTAG
- the paaJ gene encoding phenylacetate-CoA oxygenase subunit PaaJ, with amino-acid sequence MLPRQAGIGAGSPRLGDAELWAALSEVPDPEMPIVNLVELGIVRSAEWQAEQLVVTITPTFAACPAYAVIDQSIRERLQAAGVADVDVRVQHNPAWTTEWMTAAARSKLQAAGLAPPPRHRGNVIQVLMEPVACPRCGSHNTTLQNNFGTTPCRMIYTCVDCKEPFEMFKPL; translated from the coding sequence ATGTTGCCCAGGCAAGCTGGCATAGGGGCGGGGTCCCCCCGCCTGGGCGATGCCGAACTGTGGGCTGCGCTCAGCGAAGTGCCTGACCCTGAGATGCCCATCGTGAATTTAGTTGAGCTGGGCATTGTGCGCTCCGCCGAATGGCAGGCTGAGCAGTTGGTGGTCACCATTACGCCTACCTTTGCGGCCTGCCCAGCCTATGCGGTGATCGACCAAAGCATTCGTGAACGCTTGCAGGCGGCTGGCGTTGCCGATGTGGATGTGCGCGTGCAGCACAACCCCGCCTGGACCACGGAGTGGATGACGGCGGCCGCCCGCAGCAAGCTGCAAGCCGCCGGCCTGGCGCCGCCGCCGCGCCACCGCGGCAATGTGATCCAAGTGCTCATGGAGCCGGTCGCCTGCCCGCGTTGTGGCTCGCACAACACCACCTTGCAAAACAACTTTGGCACTACCCCATGCCGCATGATTTACACTTGCGTGGATTGCAAAGAACCGTTTGAGATGTTTAAACCTTTGTAA
- the paaC gene encoding phenylacetate-CoA oxygenase subunit PaaC, which produces MERTHQYALSGYLIALADDELILGHRDSEWTGHAPILEEDIAFANLALDEIGHAKLWYELAADLLGEDKNRYPDQLVYFREPARFRNLQLVELPKGDWAFSTLRQYLFDAFEALRLEALSQSRYVPLAEIAARIRTEELYHLRHSQAWIPRLALGTEESARRTQAALDALWPYAQALAAPLPGEADLHAAGIVPSSAELFARWSAAVEGFLTEAGLQVNLGAPISDFSRKVHSEHFESLIQNLQSVARLDPEAMW; this is translated from the coding sequence ATGGAACGAACGCACCAATACGCCCTTAGCGGTTACCTGATTGCCCTCGCCGACGACGAACTTATCCTCGGCCACCGCGACTCGGAGTGGACCGGGCACGCGCCCATCCTGGAAGAAGACATTGCCTTCGCCAATTTAGCCCTCGACGAGATCGGCCACGCCAAGCTCTGGTACGAGCTGGCGGCTGATCTGCTCGGCGAAGATAAGAACCGCTACCCGGACCAGTTGGTGTATTTTCGTGAACCAGCTCGTTTCCGCAACCTGCAACTGGTCGAGCTGCCCAAGGGTGACTGGGCCTTCAGCACTTTGCGCCAATACCTGTTCGACGCCTTTGAGGCCCTGCGCCTTGAGGCGCTGAGCCAGAGTCGCTACGTACCGCTGGCCGAGATTGCCGCACGCATCCGCACCGAGGAGCTGTACCACCTGCGCCATTCGCAGGCGTGGATTCCGCGCCTGGCGCTCGGCACCGAGGAGAGCGCCCGCCGCACGCAGGCCGCGTTGGACGCACTGTGGCCGTATGCGCAGGCGCTGGCCGCGCCGCTGCCGGGCGAGGCTGACTTGCACGCCGCCGGCATCGTACCCAGCAGCGCCGAGCTGTTCGCGCGGTGGAGTGCAGCGGTTGAGGGCTTTTTGACTGAGGCTGGTTTGCAAGTCAATCTCGGAGCTCCAATTTCTGATTTCAGTCGCAAGGTGCACTCTGAGCACTTTGAGTCCCTCATCCAAAACCTGCAATCCGTAGCCCGCCTTGACCCAGAGGCCATGTGGTGA
- the paaA gene encoding 1,2-phenylacetyl-CoA epoxidase subunit A — translation MYGADVEQIAIQLNEDPQKLADFEARIARGEKIEPGDWMPAEYRRQLIRMISQHAHSEVVGMLPEGAWITKAPSLRRKLILLAKVQDEAGHGQYLYHAAETLGATREEMLDALLDGKAKYSSIFNYHTTSWADNGAIGWLVDGAAILNQTMLARCSYGPYSRAMVRICMEENFHRKQGQEMIILYSQGTPTQRAMVQDAITRWWWPTLMMFGPHDADSPNSGVLIRWGIKTRTNDELRQDFINQLVPDLQACGIVLPDPDLHYDAASKNWRTGPINWDEFWAVLKGNGPANAERMAARRQAHQDGQWVREAAAAYAAKSELQVN, via the coding sequence ATGTACGGTGCAGATGTAGAGCAAATTGCTATCCAACTCAACGAAGATCCGCAGAAGCTGGCGGATTTCGAGGCGCGCATTGCGCGCGGCGAAAAGATCGAGCCGGGCGATTGGATGCCGGCGGAATACCGCCGCCAACTCATCCGCATGATCAGCCAGCACGCCCACAGCGAAGTGGTGGGTATGCTGCCCGAAGGCGCATGGATCACTAAGGCGCCCTCGCTGCGCCGTAAGCTCATCCTGCTGGCCAAAGTGCAGGATGAGGCTGGCCACGGCCAATACCTCTATCACGCCGCCGAGACGCTGGGTGCCACGCGTGAAGAGATGCTCGACGCGCTGCTGGACGGCAAGGCCAAGTATTCCAGCATCTTCAACTATCACACCACTTCCTGGGCAGACAACGGGGCGATCGGCTGGCTGGTGGATGGCGCCGCTATCCTCAACCAGACCATGCTGGCGCGTTGCTCCTATGGCCCGTACTCGCGCGCTATGGTGCGTATATGTATGGAAGAGAACTTCCATCGCAAGCAGGGGCAGGAAATGATCATCCTCTACTCGCAGGGCACGCCCACCCAGCGCGCCATGGTGCAAGACGCCATTACGCGTTGGTGGTGGCCCACGCTGATGATGTTTGGCCCACACGATGCCGATAGCCCCAACAGTGGTGTGCTCATCCGCTGGGGCATCAAGACCCGCACCAACGACGAATTGCGCCAGGACTTTATCAATCAACTGGTACCCGATTTGCAGGCTTGCGGCATTGTGCTGCCTGACCCAGACCTGCATTACGATGCCGCCAGCAAGAACTGGCGCACTGGCCCCATCAACTGGGATGAATTCTGGGCGGTGCTCAAGGGCAACGGCCCGGCCAACGCCGAGCGCATGGCCGCCCGCCGCCAGGCGCACCAAGACGGCCAGTGGGTGCGTGAGGCAGCCGCGGCGTATGCGGCTAAAAGCGAACTTCAAGTGAATTGA
- a CDS encoding aldehyde dehydrogenase family protein, with the protein MANLPDYNFQPATLKFLEDSPKKLFINNEWVAPQSGETFATRNPANGAVLAEVSLANAADVDVAVAAAQAAFPAWASMIAGERGALLFKLADLIDQHADVLAELETLDNGKPIRVARRGDLPYVTKHLRYQAGWADKIEGSTVPVTFADQFVYTRREPLGVVGAIIPWNFPLLMAIWKLGPALAAGNTLILKPAEQTPLTALYLAELAREAGFPPGVFNVLTGPGLPTGAAMAEHAHIAKLAFTGSTSVGARIMEAAAKSNLKRVSLELGGKSPNVIFADADMNTAIRGAQWAVFSTAGQECVAGTRLFVQRAVYDQVLEGLTANVGKMVVDHGFAEKVHVGPLISAEQLERVAGYIEEGKQAGAEILTGGERLGDGLKDGYFLKPTVFSYSDDSLRLVQEEIFGPVAAVTAFDDEEELIARSNATQFGLAAGVWTRDIGKAHRYAHAVQAGTVWINGYGMIDPAAPFGGYKMSGFGREMGKEAIDLYTQIKTVWVNTQ; encoded by the coding sequence ATGGCCAATCTCCCTGACTACAACTTTCAGCCCGCAACGCTCAAATTTCTCGAAGACTCTCCCAAGAAGCTCTTCATTAACAATGAATGGGTCGCGCCGCAATCCGGCGAGACCTTTGCCACGCGCAACCCCGCCAATGGCGCCGTGCTGGCCGAAGTATCCCTGGCCAACGCCGCCGATGTCGACGTCGCCGTGGCCGCCGCCCAGGCGGCTTTCCCGGCCTGGGCCAGCATGATCGCTGGCGAGCGCGGCGCGCTGCTCTTCAAGCTGGCTGATTTGATTGACCAGCACGCTGACGTGCTCGCCGAATTGGAAACGCTCGATAACGGCAAGCCTATCCGCGTGGCCCGCCGTGGCGATCTACCCTATGTCACCAAACACCTGCGCTATCAGGCGGGGTGGGCGGACAAGATTGAGGGCAGCACCGTTCCGGTAACCTTTGCTGACCAATTCGTCTACACCCGCCGCGAGCCGCTGGGCGTTGTCGGTGCCATCATCCCGTGGAACTTCCCGCTGCTCATGGCCATCTGGAAGCTCGGCCCGGCGCTGGCGGCTGGCAACACCCTGATTCTTAAGCCGGCTGAGCAGACTCCGCTCACCGCGCTGTACCTGGCCGAGCTGGCGCGCGAGGCTGGCTTCCCGCCCGGCGTGTTCAACGTGCTCACCGGGCCGGGTCTGCCCACGGGCGCAGCGATGGCCGAGCATGCTCACATCGCCAAGCTGGCCTTCACTGGCTCTACCTCCGTTGGTGCGCGCATCATGGAGGCTGCCGCCAAGAGCAACCTCAAGCGCGTCAGCCTGGAGCTCGGCGGCAAGTCCCCCAACGTCATCTTTGCCGATGCGGATATGAACACTGCTATTCGCGGGGCGCAATGGGCCGTCTTTAGCACCGCGGGCCAGGAATGTGTGGCCGGTACGCGCCTGTTTGTGCAGCGTGCGGTCTACGACCAGGTGTTGGAAGGCCTCACCGCCAACGTGGGCAAGATGGTGGTTGACCACGGCTTCGCCGAGAAGGTACACGTTGGGCCGCTCATCAGTGCCGAGCAGTTGGAGCGCGTGGCTGGCTACATCGAAGAGGGCAAGCAAGCAGGCGCTGAAATCCTGACTGGTGGCGAACGCCTAGGGGATGGGCTGAAAGATGGCTATTTCCTCAAGCCGACCGTATTCAGCTACTCGGACGACTCGCTGCGTTTAGTGCAGGAAGAGATCTTCGGCCCCGTGGCGGCGGTTACTGCGTTTGATGATGAAGAGGAGCTGATCGCGCGCTCCAACGCTACCCAGTTTGGTTTGGCCGCAGGCGTGTGGACGCGTGACATTGGCAAGGCGCACCGCTACGCCCACGCGGTGCAGGCTGGCACCGTGTGGATCAACGGCTACGGCATGATCGACCCGGCGGCGCCGTTCGGTGGCTACAAGATGTCTGGCTTCGGCCGTGAGATGGGCAAAGAAGCGATTGACCTGTACACGCAGATCAAGACGGTGTGGGTGAATACACAGTGA
- a CDS encoding glycosyltransferase family 39 protein, translating into MVLPPFRRILLFGSLGLLSLYVLLVASFSLQWRMLHDAPILMYLALLIDKFGYVPYRDFLDVNLPGSYLIYGLVGHLSGYSDLGFRIADLLYLTAISALTWLWMRIFGRMVAWASVILGAMLYFSYGQAISFQREFLILLPLLAALVATVRLPEQPFVRKYFIVGLLFGLAAAIKPHAALAMPCVLIYHAWDAGQGRAIDWKRGLLAAVSSAAGLGVPVLATIVYLWSVGALAGFVEMARNWWPLNFNITTELVIMNGRAFREYLWNGYTAGIFTLWLIPMGLGLWLALSSQTLSAAAKRRVGLLVCLAACYSVYTLLAGKFFPYHWFIYLYFVTHIAALCFVRQPADGAWWKPAASLLFLWVLVPVLLFPPTEFIAPALDMEIPPPKNGRVDEIAAFLSTNLREGETVQPLDWTGGAVHAMLLAQARLATPVVYDVIFYQHISSPYVQSWRQRFMQALQAAPPRFIIEIETNKPWVSGPDTTRQFPALQAFIAAEYSIALQGDGYAVWEHSELGK; encoded by the coding sequence ATGGTGTTGCCTCCGTTTAGGCGCATTCTTCTTTTCGGCAGCTTGGGGTTGCTCAGCCTGTATGTGTTGCTGGTGGCTAGCTTTTCGCTTCAGTGGCGCATGTTGCATGATGCGCCCATACTGATGTACTTGGCGCTGCTGATCGATAAATTTGGTTACGTGCCTTATCGCGATTTTTTGGATGTCAACCTGCCCGGCAGCTACCTGATTTATGGTTTGGTGGGGCATCTCTCCGGCTATAGTGATTTGGGCTTCCGCATTGCAGATTTGCTGTATCTCACGGCGATCTCGGCACTCACCTGGCTGTGGATGCGGATCTTTGGCCGCATGGTGGCCTGGGCCAGCGTGATCCTGGGCGCCATGCTGTACTTTAGTTACGGCCAGGCAATCAGCTTTCAGCGCGAGTTTTTGATTTTGCTGCCCTTGCTGGCGGCACTGGTTGCTACGGTGCGCTTGCCTGAGCAACCGTTCGTGCGCAAATACTTCATTGTTGGCTTGCTTTTTGGCTTGGCCGCCGCGATCAAACCACACGCCGCGCTGGCCATGCCCTGCGTACTTATCTATCATGCCTGGGATGCAGGGCAGGGGCGCGCCATCGATTGGAAGCGCGGGCTACTGGCCGCAGTCAGTAGCGCGGCCGGTTTGGGTGTGCCTGTTTTGGCAACCATCGTGTATCTATGGTCTGTTGGCGCGCTGGCTGGTTTTGTTGAGATGGCGCGTAATTGGTGGCCACTCAATTTCAACATCACCACTGAATTGGTGATCATGAATGGCCGCGCCTTTCGCGAGTATTTGTGGAACGGGTATACCGCTGGCATTTTTACGCTTTGGCTGATCCCCATGGGGCTGGGGCTATGGTTGGCGCTTTCCAGCCAAACGCTCAGCGCCGCGGCGAAGCGCCGCGTGGGGCTCTTGGTTTGCCTGGCAGCTTGTTACAGCGTATATACCTTGTTGGCCGGTAAATTCTTTCCCTACCATTGGTTTATCTATCTCTATTTCGTCACTCATATTGCCGCCTTGTGCTTTGTACGCCAGCCTGCGGATGGGGCTTGGTGGAAGCCGGCTGCATCCCTGCTATTTTTGTGGGTGCTCGTACCGGTGCTGCTCTTCCCGCCCACCGAGTTTATTGCCCCGGCCTTGGATATGGAAATACCACCCCCTAAGAATGGGCGCGTGGATGAGATTGCTGCCTTCTTAAGCACCAACCTGCGCGAAGGCGAAACTGTGCAACCCCTGGATTGGACCGGCGGCGCGGTGCATGCCATGTTGCTCGCCCAGGCGCGCCTGGCCACTCCGGTGGTGTATGACGTGATCTTCTATCAGCATATTTCTTCACCCTATGTGCAATCCTGGCGGCAGCGTTTTATGCAGGCGCTGCAAGCCGCACCGCCGCGGTTCATCATTGAAATTGAGACCAACAAACCCTGGGTGAGCGGCCCGGACACCACGCGCCAATTCCCTGCTTTGCAAGCCTTCATCGCCGCTGAGTACAGCATTGCCCTGCAAGGGGATGGCTATGCCGTGTGGGAGCACAGCGAACTCGGCAAATGA
- a CDS encoding enoyl-CoA hydratase/isomerase family protein, producing MSSRTFTGSAPAAFDFKSIVYEKQAGRATVTFNRPEVLNAVNHQVLTELSIAFKDASWDDSVAVLVLTGAGARAFCTGADLKEQEQFLQRPRDYWKWMGDFIEVHERLRNLGKPTLARLNGIVVGGGNEFNISCDLAVAADDIYIRQVGSSHGSVALAGATQFLPLIVGDRRAREILLLNEEIPAAKALEWGLVNWVVPRAELDAKVDEIVEKLKAKLPEKTRYTKQQLNFWRDLSWHTTIGHGRDWLAVHNTSPETWEGVQAFNEKRTPDYDEIRRRWAEDDGPEWPGGQPPQKA from the coding sequence GTGTCCTCACGAACCTTTACCGGCAGCGCCCCCGCGGCGTTTGACTTCAAAAGTATCGTCTATGAAAAACAGGCAGGCCGCGCCACGGTGACCTTTAATCGCCCGGAGGTGCTCAACGCTGTCAATCATCAGGTGCTTACTGAACTGAGCATCGCCTTCAAGGATGCGAGTTGGGACGATTCGGTGGCGGTGCTGGTGCTCACCGGCGCCGGGGCACGCGCCTTTTGTACCGGGGCGGACCTTAAAGAGCAGGAGCAGTTTCTGCAGCGCCCGCGCGATTACTGGAAATGGATGGGCGATTTCATCGAAGTGCATGAGCGCCTGCGCAATCTGGGCAAGCCCACGCTGGCGCGCCTGAACGGTATTGTGGTGGGCGGGGGCAATGAGTTCAACATCAGCTGCGATCTGGCCGTGGCCGCCGATGACATCTATATTCGCCAGGTGGGCTCGAGCCACGGCAGTGTGGCCCTGGCTGGCGCTACGCAATTTTTGCCGCTGATCGTAGGTGACCGGCGGGCGCGTGAGATCTTGCTGCTAAACGAAGAGATTCCCGCTGCGAAAGCGCTGGAGTGGGGCCTGGTGAACTGGGTGGTGCCGCGCGCCGAGCTGGACGCCAAGGTGGATGAAATTGTGGAGAAGTTGAAGGCCAAGCTGCCCGAAAAGACGCGCTACACCAAGCAGCAGCTCAATTTTTGGCGTGATCTTAGCTGGCACACTACCATCGGCCACGGGCGAGACTGGCTGGCGGTACATAACACCAGCCCGGAAACCTGGGAAGGCGTGCAAGCCTTCAATGAGAAGCGCACGCCGGACTACGATGAGATCCGCCGGCGCTGGGCCGAAGACGATGGCCCCGAGTGGCCCGGCGGGCAGCCGCCGCAGAAGGCCTAG
- a CDS encoding DUF3592 domain-containing protein: protein MNILRNAGTLLLVNLFVLIMVAVTLWLGARAYRLSTDGERTTGLVVSLVESGDGEGGCCVYSPLVEFSVNGRPMRFEGGNASSPPAYRVGQQVNVVYNPTKPDEASIHSFYEMWLVPTILGITDVILFVVLNWIFIAQMRRRPQQETA from the coding sequence ATGAACATTTTGCGTAACGCAGGCACCCTGCTTCTGGTCAACCTATTTGTGCTGATCATGGTGGCGGTCACCTTATGGCTGGGGGCACGCGCCTACCGCCTGAGCACGGACGGAGAGCGCACCACTGGCCTTGTCGTGTCGCTGGTGGAATCAGGTGACGGCGAAGGCGGTTGCTGCGTCTATTCACCGCTGGTGGAGTTCAGCGTGAACGGGCGCCCGATGCGCTTCGAAGGCGGCAATGCCAGCAGTCCGCCCGCCTACCGCGTGGGCCAGCAGGTCAACGTGGTCTACAACCCCACCAAGCCCGATGAAGCCTCGATCCACTCATTTTACGAAATGTGGCTGGTGCCTACGATCTTGGGCATCACCGATGTGATCCTGTTCGTTGTCTTGAACTGGATCTTCATCGCCCAGATGCGCCGGCGCCCCCAACAGGAGACCGCATGA
- a CDS encoding ClbS/DfsB family four-helix bundle protein produces the protein MTKDELVAAMQAGWQRLEAFVGQYTPEQLSSPQDAAGWTAKDHLMHLAVWAGSMVAVLNGTPRRDAMQIERKDWVSLAETYDVVNSILQQRYKEWPLAEVQAELRKQHDALIARVQALSDAELQMPYNHYQPGSKSETPIFEYIGGNSFEHFDEHIPWMRTLIEQ, from the coding sequence ATGACAAAGGATGAACTCGTAGCCGCGATGCAGGCCGGCTGGCAACGCCTGGAGGCGTTTGTGGGCCAATACACTCCAGAGCAGCTCAGCAGCCCGCAAGACGCAGCCGGCTGGACCGCCAAAGACCACCTGATGCATCTGGCGGTATGGGCAGGCAGCATGGTGGCGGTGCTCAATGGCACGCCGCGCCGTGATGCCATGCAGATCGAGCGCAAAGACTGGGTGAGCCTGGCCGAGACCTATGACGTGGTCAATAGCATTCTGCAGCAGCGCTACAAAGAGTGGCCGCTGGCAGAAGTGCAGGCCGAGCTGCGCAAGCAGCATGACGCCCTGATCGCACGCGTGCAGGCATTGAGCGATGCGGAGCTGCAAATGCCTTACAACCATTACCAGCCGGGCAGCAAGTCTGAAACGCCGATCTTTGAATACATTGGCGGTAACAGCTTTGAACACTTTGATGAGCACATTCCCTGGATGCGCACG